CGGCGCTCCCAGAAGCCTTTCAGTTCACCATGCGTCTTCATCCGGCAAGGCTAACGGCCCGGGCGCCGGGCCGCCCGGAGGTCAGCCGATCTCGACGTGATCCAGCTCGGCCCAGCGGGAGTGGTGCTGGAAGCGCAGCGTGTTCCAGCCCCGGGTGAGCGGCAGGGCGGCCGTCACCCGCCGCCAGACGTCCCAGCCGTGGTGGGGGTAGTCGAGGGTGAACCGGGTGGTGTCGTTCACCGTCACCGTGTGCTGCGCGTCGCCGTACCCGGCGGCGTAGGTGACGTGCGCGGCGAAACGGCCGGTTCGCGGCGCGTACACCCGCAGCTCGACCCAGCTGTCGGCATGGTCGAGCCCGGCCGCGACCGCGCCCTGCGACGCGCCCGCGGCGCCGGGGCGGACCCGCGCATGACTGATCCGCCCGGCCTCCGCCTCGTAGCGCACGCGCGGGGTGTCCGCCTGGGGCGGGGCGTCGAGGGTACGGGTGCCGGCGAAGGTCTGCCCCGTGACGCGGTAGCCGTGCGCCGCCTCGGCGCCGGGGTGGGCGGGGCCGAGGTCGAGGGTGTCGGTCGTCGTCCAGGCGGCACCGGACTGCTGGTCGGCTACGTACCTGAACTCGGTGAAGTCCCATTCCGATGAGACGAACGTGTTGACGACCGCCAGCGAGCCGTGGCCCGAGGTGAGGGATGGGGGGAGGTCGAGGTGCTGCTCTGCCCAGCCGTCGGTGCCGTCGGGGAGCGCCTCCCAGTGGCCGGCGGGGGTGCCGTTCACCGTGACGGCGGCTCGCTGGCGGGACGTTCGGGCGTCCAGGCGGCGGGTCAGGCGTACGGGGCCGGCGTTCGGGTCGATGCGGATCGTGAATCGGCTCGAACCGCCGGGGCCGAACGCTCGGCCGTCGTCGGTGATCGTGTCGTGCCCGGCCGCCCATGTGACGGCTGTGGTGATGAGCGTCGCGGTGGTGGCAATCAGTGCGATCAGGTGCGATCGGCGTGGCCACCGCCACCGCCTGGCCGCGCGCACCAGCGCCCCGGCGAACGGCCCACCGCCCGGCGCTGTCGCGGCTAGCGCCGTCCCGCCCGGCGCCGTCCCGCCCAGCGCCGTCCCGCCCAGCGCCGTCGCGCTCTCCACTGGACCGCCCGACGCCGCCTCGCCTGATGCCGCTCCGCCTGGCACTGCGCCTGGCACTCCGCCTGGCGCTCCACCTGGCACTCCGCCTGGCACTCCGCCTGGCGCTGCGCCTCGCACTGCGCCTGGCGCTCCGCCTGACACTGGGCCGCTCAGCACCGGCCCGACCGGCGTTGTCACGCCCGGCGCCGTTCCTGTCAGTCCCGGCCCGCCCGGCACGGCGCCGCCCAGCCCTGGCCCGGCCGTTGGCGAATCGCCGTACGGGGCTTGGCCCGGGAGGGCGGGCATGCGGGCCAGCCGTACCCGCTCCCAGGCCCGTTCCCAGGCGGGCAGCCGCTGCTCGGGCACCTGGCAGGCGCGCAGGAACGCCACCATCACCGCCTTGCGCGGGAAACGCCGCCCCGCCAGCATGTCGGCGCACGTGGCGCGCGGCAGCCGGGTGCCGCCCGCCCGATCGGCCCGCGCCTGCAGCTCGCGCAGCGACACGTCCGCCCGCGCGAACTGCTCCACCAGCAGCGCCACCAGGTCCTCATGGCTGTGCACCGTCTCCGGCGCGGGCCCGCCCTCCTCGCCCGCCGCCGGCGGCTCCGCGCTCGTCGGCCCCTCGGCCCCCGGCCCGCTCCTGACCCCACCCACGCCGGAAAGTATACGAACCATTACGCAGCGCGTCCGAGACTGGCTGGAAAGTGTCCGGGACCGGCTCGTGCCCGGACCGGTCCGGACGAGTTCGTACGGGTCCGTCTGCCTCCCTGTTGGACACCCCGGCAGCCCCGCTTAGCTGGCACAGCGCCGGCCGGGAGCCCCCGGATCACGGTCACCCGACTCGAGAGAGCAGCCACCATCATGCGTAAGAACCTCCACCAGGCCACCGCCCGCACGAGCCGCCTGCGCACCGCGCTCGCCTCCTGCGGTGTCACGGCCCTGGCCGTCCTGGCCTCGCTGTCCGTCCCGGCCGCCGCCGCGCCGCAGCACGGTACGGCCACGGAGCTGCAGCGTGCCAGAGCGGCCTGCCCGTCCGGGCACGTGTGCATCTACCCGGACACGACCTCCAACGGCAACCCGGACACGTACTTCAGGTACGGCGCCCACAACCTGAGGAACGTCTTCGGCGACCGCCTGATCATCAACAACCAGACCGGCGGCGCGGGCTTCCGCCTCTGCGCGGCCTACGGCGGGCAGAACTGCGGCACCCGCAACGGCCCCGGCCACTACGTCGTGAACCTGTCGCCGGTCAACTCCATCATGCTGGAGCCGTAACCCGCGGCATCCGCGAGCCGGTCAGGCCGGGCCCACCCCCTCAGGCCCGGCCTGACCTGTGCGCCGGGGAGAACGTGGCGGGAATCCGTTGGAAGTTGTCCATCCACCCCATGGGGGCCGCCGCGCGGCCGATCTAGGCTGGCGGCGCCCCGGCCGGGCCGCTTCCCTGTCCGCGTGTCTCGCAGAACGGAAAGACATGTCCATCGTCATGCCGATCGTGATCGGCCTGATCGCCGTCACCATCCTCTCCCTGATCCCGGAGCCGCACCGGCGGCCGTTCAACGCGATCTTCGTCGGCGGCGCGGGCGCCGCCTATCTGAGCGGCTTCGGGCTCGGCTACTGGGAGTTCGTGCTGCCTGTCGTGCTGGCGTGCGTCGCCTACCTGGGGCTGCGGAGCTGGACGTGGATCGGCGTCGGCTGGCTGCTGCACACCGTCTGGGACGTCCTGCACCACCTCAAGGGCAGCCCCATCCTGCCCTTCGCGCACGACTCCTCCTTCGGTTGCGCCCTCTGCGACCCGGTGATCGCGCTGTGGTGCTTCGCGGGCGGCCCGTCCGTCCCCGGCCTGGTCCGTGCCCGTTTCGCCCGCAGCGCGCCGGGGCGGACGGAGGGCATGCGCCCTGGCCGGAGCGCCGCTGGATGACTTCGGGGTCAGAGGTGTCCCTCGTGCCAGGCCCGTGCCTCGGCGCGCAGCGCGTCCTCGTCCGGGGCCGGTGGCCGGGCTCGGGCTCGGATGAGCCACTGGTGGAGCAGGCGGGCCAGGAGGGCGGCGTGCTCGGGGCGGGCCGTGGCGTGGACGGCGAAGTACCTGGCGAGCGGGTCGGCCGCGTCGCACCGGGCGCACAGGAGCACCTCGGCGTGCCCGCGCACCGGGCGGCCGGACGCGTTCGTCCAGGAGTGCGGCAGGCGCAGGACGGCGAGGATCTCGCCGGTGCGGCAGCGCGGGCAGGCGGGGTGGCCGGTGGCGTGACCGGCAGGCTGACCGGCAGGCTGACCGGCAGGGTGACCGGCGGAGTGACCGGCGGAGTGACCGGCGGAGTGACCGCTCATGTGCCCGCGCCGATCGCCGTGGCACCCAGGAGCGCCTTGATGTCGCCGTAGAACGCGGGCCCCGGCGCGACCTGGAACGGCACCAGGTCGAGCAGCAGGTGCCCGGCGGGCCCCCGGTGCAGGTGCACGTGAACGGGAGCGCGTCCCGGGTGAGCGGTGAGGATGTGCTTGAACTCCCTGACGACGCGCGGTGTCAGCCGCCCCTCCTGGATCGAGATCACCACGGGCTGCTCGGCGCCGCCCGTGGAGACGTCCAGCACGGCGATCTCCTCGCCGTACAGGCTGACCGTCTCGTCCCGCACGTTGATCCGGCCGCGCACGGAGAGCACCCGGTCCTCGGCCAGCGCCTCCCCGTACAGCGCGTACGTCTTGGGGAAGATCAGGCACTCGACGGCGGCGTCATGGTCCTCCAGCGTGACGATCGCCCACGGGCTGCCCTGCTTGGTGACCTTGCGTTGCAGGCCGGAGACGATGCCGCTGATCCTGGCCGTCCCGTCCTGGCGGCCCGAGGCGATCAGGTCGGCGATCGTGGTGTCGCGGCCGGCGTCCAGGACCCGTTCCGCGCCGTCGAGGGGGTGGCTGGAGACGTACAGGCCGAGCATCTCGCGTTCGTGGGCCAGCAGGGTGGGCCTGTCCCACTCGCCCTCCGGGACGGCGATGGAGAAGGCGCCGTCCTGGCCCGCCTCGCCGAACAGCGTGTCCTGGCCGTGCGCCTGGTTGCGCTTGAC
The nucleotide sequence above comes from Nonomuraea gerenzanensis. Encoded proteins:
- a CDS encoding CBM35 domain-containing protein produces the protein MGGVRSGPGAEGPTSAEPPAAGEEGGPAPETVHSHEDLVALLVEQFARADVSLRELQARADRAGGTRLPRATCADMLAGRRFPRKAVMVAFLRACQVPEQRLPAWERAWERVRLARMPALPGQAPYGDSPTAGPGLGGAVPGGPGLTGTAPGVTTPVGPVLSGPVSGGAPGAVRGAAPGGVPGGVPGGAPGGVPGAVPGGAASGEAASGGPVESATALGGTALGGTAPGGTALAATAPGGGPFAGALVRAARRWRWPRRSHLIALIATTATLITTAVTWAAGHDTITDDGRAFGPGGSSRFTIRIDPNAGPVRLTRRLDARTSRQRAAVTVNGTPAGHWEALPDGTDGWAEQHLDLPPSLTSGHGSLAVVNTFVSSEWDFTEFRYVADQQSGAAWTTTDTLDLGPAHPGAEAAHGYRVTGQTFAGTRTLDAPPQADTPRVRYEAEAGRISHARVRPGAAGASQGAVAAGLDHADSWVELRVYAPRTGRFAAHVTYAAGYGDAQHTVTVNDTTRFTLDYPHHGWDVWRRVTAALPLTRGWNTLRFQHHSRWAELDHVEIG
- a CDS encoding DUF6010 family protein: MSIVMPIVIGLIAVTILSLIPEPHRRPFNAIFVGGAGAAYLSGFGLGYWEFVLPVVLACVAYLGLRSWTWIGVGWLLHTVWDVLHHLKGSPILPFAHDSSFGCALCDPVIALWCFAGGPSVPGLVRARFARSAPGRTEGMRPGRSAAG
- a CDS encoding DUF6300 family protein, producing MSGHSAGHSAGHSAGHPAGQPAGQPAGHATGHPACPRCRTGEILAVLRLPHSWTNASGRPVRGHAEVLLCARCDAADPLARYFAVHATARPEHAALLARLLHQWLIRARARPPAPDEDALRAEARAWHEGHL